ATGATCGGCAGTTGCGTCGCCGTTTTCTTGGAGAGCGCCGAAAGCGACGCGTCGCTGTCGGGATCGATCCCATAGAAGTAGCGCTTGATCAGGAAGTCATAGTCCGCCGTATCCCATTGCAGTTCGCGCAGATCGACGCGCACCAGCAAGCCGTTGGTGCCGTCGACCTCTGTCGGCAACACCAGTTTCGGCCCGTAGGAAAGCGAATTCAGAAGCTTCTTGAAGCCGCCGGCAAGCACGTCCATCCGTTTCATGAATGTCTGGTCGTCCTCGCAGCCCATCATGCCGTTGTACTGGTCGCGATAGGAGAAGTAGCGCATGTAAGGGCGGTCGAGGGCGCTGACCGTCTCGATGTCCTTCAGCGCCGCGTCGACGAACTGGCCATAACCCAACATCGGACGGGCGCGCGCCGGTTTCGCGGCGACCGTCTGCGGCAGGCTCTTTTCGTTCAGAGCGTTGATCCAGTCCTCCAGGACCTTGATCTCCTCGGCAGAGGGCCGCTTGCCGAGCGGCATGCGGCCGCTGACGACAGTCGCGTAGAGCCGTGACTTCGAGGCGTCACCGGGGGTCACGAAGTTTGCGTCGGCGGCAATCGAAGCGAGGTCGCCTGCCGGGTAGCTCCCTTGCGAACTCTCGCCCGGTCCGTGGCAATTGCGGCAATATCTGCCGATGAAGGCATCGGCCTGTTGCGCAAGCGCCGCATTGCCGCCGCCCAGCGCTTCGGTCGCCGTGCTCTCCTTGCAGACGGCCGTGACCGATTGCGCCACCGGCGCCGGCGCCTTTACCTCGCGATCGGCAAGGAAGGCATAGATCGCACGGCGATCGTCGTCCGAAAGAACGCCCAGCCCCTTGGCGATACGCCGCATCACCGGATCGCTGATCGGCGCGCCCGAGAGCTTCTTGCCTTCCTCGATCAAGCCCTTGGTGAAAACGTCGGGCGAGGCAAGACCGGCCATCTTCGCCTTGCTGATGTCGGGCGCGACCGCGCCGCTCAAATCCTTTTCCCCCTCATAGGCGCGCTCCAGGTCGAGCCCGTAGGTCGTGGTGCGCGGCGTGTGGCAATCGCCGCAGCCGCCGACATTCTCGACCAGATAGCGACCGCGCTCGGCTTGCGTCTCCTCGCGCGGCTGGTAGGCCGGCACCGTGAAGTGACTGCGCTTCCAGAGCGTGATCGTCGTCTGGCGACTGAAGGGGAAGGCTATCTCATGCTCCTTGGACGCCGCATCCGCCTGGGGCAACGTCTCGATGTAGGCCTTGATGTCGAGCGCATCCTCCGGCTTCATGCCGCCATAGGAGGTGTAGGGCATGACCGGATAGAGGTTGTTGCCCTCCCGGTCGAGACCGACCAGCACGGCGTTCAAAAACTGCGCGTTGGTCCAGCCGCCGATGCCATTGGCGTGTGGCGATATGTTCGGCGCATAGAAGGTGCCGATCGCCGTCTTCATCTCCATGCCGCCCGATAGCAGTTCGGTGTTGTCGCCGGAGCCGTGGCAGGCGCCGCAGCCTGCGGCGTTGAACATGTACTTGCCGTTGTCGACATTGGCCTTGTAGGTGGAGAAGGCATCTTCCGCGAAGGCATCGCGCGCCGAGGCGCTAGCGGGACAGAGCGAGACGGCGACCAGCGCCGCGAATGAAGCGGCCAAAGATCCACGGATAAACCCGGACAAGAACGAGGCGCCTTCTCGCTTTCTCTGCAGACCGCGCATGAAACCCACTCCCTAAAACAATAGAATCGCTACTGAAATCTGCTGCACTATCGAAACTGAAATTGCTCGAATTCAACCCGCTTCGGCCGCTTGCCGAGATCTTTCAGGCCCTTGACGATCGCCTCCCTGAGGGGTGGCGGACCGCAGAACCAGAGATCGGCGTCCGCCGGATCGATCGCGCTGCCGCTCGCAAGCTTGGCCGCGTCCAAGCGCCCGTCCACGGAGCTGTCGTGCAGGACAAACGTGAAGTTGCCGAGCTTTCCGGCCTGCCCCTCGAAGGTTTCCAGGCCGATCGCCTCGCGCCGATCGCGCACGCAATAGACCATGTGGATGTCCTGCCCTTCTTGGCCCGTCAGATGCCGCGCCATCGCCAGGAACGGCGTGACGCCGATGCCGCCGGCGAGCCAGATCTGCTTCTTGCCGCCACGGCGGTGGTTGAAGCGGCCATAACCGCCCTCGAGCTTCAGCCGGTCACCGACAGCGATACTGTCGCGCAGGGCCTGGGTGTAATCGCCAAGCGGCTTGATCGCGAAGCGCACGATGCCGTCAGGTTCGATACCGGCAATCGTGAACGGATGCGGCTCACGCAGCCCTGGCTTCAGCACCCGCAGAAAACCGAACTGCCCGGGCTTGGCGCGCAGGGCACGCCGCAGCGGCCGCGCCGCAATCACCGTCGCCCCGTCCTCGCGGGCGACATCGAAGACCTCGTAGCGGCGGGTTCGCAGCCAGGGCAGCAGCTGGGTATAGGCATAGCTGAGGATGCCAAGCGTCGCGAACATGTTGAGATAGACAGCCAGAAGCGCGGTGCCGTCATAGGGACGCTTGATGAACATCTGATGGAAGGCGACCATGATGAAAAGCAGGCCGATGAAGCGGTGCGTATACCGCCACAGATGGTACGGAATCTCGATCTTCGTCCGCGGGATGATCTTGACGATGCTGAGAACGAGCAGAACGACGAAACCGTAGAATGCGTATTTTCCTGCGGATGCCGCAAGCTGGTTCAGACCGCTCGTCAGCGCCAGGCCCTTGAAGTCGGGTTTCAGGAAATAGTGCACGAGGATGAGGCACAGCACCGAAATGCCGATCCTGCGGTGAAAGTGATAGACGCGGTCGAGGCCACCAAAGAGCGCTTCTACGAACGGCGGGCGCGCGGCCATGAACTGGGCGACCGCCATGCCGACGAAGGCGGCAGAGGAGGCCATCAGCGAAAACGTCGTCAATGCATTGGTGTGACTGACTGCGGGTACGGCCAGCAGCGCCGCAAATGCCATCAAGGACCAGACCAGAAACGCGCCCACTTGCATCTTGCGCCCCTCAACGCCGATGGCTGACGGTTGTTGCCCAACCTTGTGCCTGTTGCCTTCGATCGCCTACGACCAAGGAAACAGCAACCAGGTTCTTGCCGCAACGGCCTTCACACCTCTTTCGTGTGCGGGCCTTGTTGGGAGAGTGGCAAGCACCTTTCGGTTCGTCAACACGATTCCGATTGGAAACGTCCTATGAGGTTCGCTTATTCATGCCTTTGAAATTCGTATTTTTTAAGCATTCACTTATTTTATCGTGCGCGTCGGAAAACCGCCGCTTGTGACAGGCGTAAATCCGGACAATCTGGGCGCTTGCCTGGCTGCAGGAATTCGTGCAAGCTGCTGATATATCAGCACCAAAGGAACGGCATGTCACCGCAATCCCAGGCTCACCTCGCCTACCTCGCGCTCGAACGCCTGATCGTCACGTTGAAGCTCGCGCCCGGCGCCCTGGTCACCGAGAGACAGCTGATCGAACTTGCCCGGCTTGGGCGAACACCGGTTCGCGAGGCGATCCAGAAGCTGGCCTGGCAGGGTCTCATGGATATCCGTCCCCGC
The nucleotide sequence above comes from Ensifer sp. PDNC004. Encoded proteins:
- a CDS encoding c-type cytochrome, producing MAASFAALVAVSLCPASASARDAFAEDAFSTYKANVDNGKYMFNAAGCGACHGSGDNTELLSGGMEMKTAIGTFYAPNISPHANGIGGWTNAQFLNAVLVGLDREGNNLYPVMPYTSYGGMKPEDALDIKAYIETLPQADAASKEHEIAFPFSRQTTITLWKRSHFTVPAYQPREETQAERGRYLVENVGGCGDCHTPRTTTYGLDLERAYEGEKDLSGAVAPDISKAKMAGLASPDVFTKGLIEEGKKLSGAPISDPVMRRIAKGLGVLSDDDRRAIYAFLADREVKAPAPVAQSVTAVCKESTATEALGGGNAALAQQADAFIGRYCRNCHGPGESSQGSYPAGDLASIAADANFVTPGDASKSRLYATVVSGRMPLGKRPSAEEIKVLEDWINALNEKSLPQTVAAKPARARPMLGYGQFVDAALKDIETVSALDRPYMRYFSYRDQYNGMMGCEDDQTFMKRMDVLAGGFKKLLNSLSYGPKLVLPTEVDGTNGLLVRVDLRELQWDTADYDFLIKRYFYGIDPDSDASLSALSKKTATQLPIMRVDWFMSNGARPEIYNRLMKLPTQIAELERRFKIDVAGNIRRHDVLRAGFADGSSGVSDHNRMLERHDRPFGGYYWKSYDFGGDVGKQVLKRFPHGPRELAPLDAGLVPFEHDGGEMIFSLPNGLQGYYLSTSAGKQLDVGPTTIVSFRKRPIGKGVEIINARSCVDCHADGILSKRDQLREQIETSTLFSKDQQDVLLAMYVKQEELDETYRRDRERFVNALKVLGVTEPTPDGGLQSKHAPGEAEIITYFADKYEDELDFDALAAEFDMTPKQFSEAIKRVTNTDVLRLGIDWVTTLEAGGTIPRNEVEQQYALLMAPLTQRRPLDTTAINVAGSEPMADARPQSIAAAVPDYRKDDAGADHKLELALNVKSTTAKVGDELSFELTANQACELQILYVEENGNVEVIPDVMIGNTTLKPGERRLIPQPGTGTLTFDTPAPAETMLAFCRAGGLGDQRLTVEKARQYVATSRLPPTRGLAINLAKRAQGDAGASSVQMVTFEIKD
- a CDS encoding ferric reductase-like transmembrane domain-containing protein — translated: MQVGAFLVWSLMAFAALLAVPAVSHTNALTTFSLMASSAAFVGMAVAQFMAARPPFVEALFGGLDRVYHFHRRIGISVLCLILVHYFLKPDFKGLALTSGLNQLAASAGKYAFYGFVVLLVLSIVKIIPRTKIEIPYHLWRYTHRFIGLLFIMVAFHQMFIKRPYDGTALLAVYLNMFATLGILSYAYTQLLPWLRTRRYEVFDVAREDGATVIAARPLRRALRAKPGQFGFLRVLKPGLREPHPFTIAGIEPDGIVRFAIKPLGDYTQALRDSIAVGDRLKLEGGYGRFNHRRGGKKQIWLAGGIGVTPFLAMARHLTGQEGQDIHMVYCVRDRREAIGLETFEGQAGKLGNFTFVLHDSSVDGRLDAAKLASGSAIDPADADLWFCGPPPLREAIVKGLKDLGKRPKRVEFEQFQFR